The sequence below is a genomic window from Candidatus Methylacidiphilales bacterium.
GGCGATTTTTTTCATAAGGTTTCCTTCCATTTCTCCTTGTCATATTCAGCATGTGTCATGAATCGTAATACAAATACTTTGTGTCGGTCATAATGAATTGCCGTAATGAGCCTATAATCGTTGCCTCCGATGTTGAACACCACCACGTTCCGTTCGGAATCCACCCGAACTTGATCGGCATGGCCATACGTTTTTCGGACATCATCAAACCGTTTCCAGTCAGCAACTCTTACAGTCGCCAGCCATTTTTCCAACGGGCTTTTGGCTTTCGGATAGGTTGGCCAATACCCACGTATCCGTGATTCCTTAATCACCCGCATGTGGACAATTTGTCCTACTCCCTCCAAATTGTCAATAGCAGTACTTGGGAGCTCCTTCATCCCCAAGCACGGAAATTTCATTTACAAGCCACCGGAGTCGTCCATTTTTCCCCCTTACTCATATAATGGCCGTCAGCAGAAAACATTTCTCCGCCTCCGAACCGCTGTCCGAGCCCGCCTCGGCCGACACGGCCGATTTTCTCCGAAGCTTGCGGAATTTGCCCCCATCCGAACTGCGCAAACGGCAGCAAAAAATGGAAGCGCTCGCGCTGGACCTCGGCATCCATTTCAGCCTGAACGGGCAATCCGGACT
It includes:
- a CDS encoding type II toxin-antitoxin system HigB family toxin gives rise to the protein MKELPSTAIDNLEGVGQIVHMRVIKESRIRGYWPTYPKAKSPLEKWLATVRVADWKRFDDVRKTYGHADQVRVDSERNVVVFNIGGNDYRLITAIHYDRHKVFVLRFMTHAEYDKEKWKETL